Proteins encoded by one window of Chryseobacterium aquaeductus:
- a CDS encoding DUF72 domain-containing protein, with product MKFGQVEDPSKIDFTLPKDHSRTKEILKQNKKGLENISIGCAKWNKTDLKGFYPKGTKDELTYYATQFNSIELNATFYGMPTSEQVLTWKEKTPADFKFFPKITNTVSHFRRLLNIDDVVTQFATAVLNFDEKLGMVFLQLHDNFKPKDYERLEQFVNKWPKEVPLAIELRNTEWFTDEEIFDKTCQLFEDNDITNIIVDTAGRRDMLHMRLTTPNAFIRYVGANAESDYERLDDWLKHLTIWKKEGLQNLYFFVHQNLEKASPLLSSYFIENMNKEWKTEIIVPKMGQEKMPSLF from the coding sequence ATGAAATTCGGACAAGTAGAAGACCCGTCAAAAATAGATTTCACTTTACCTAAAGACCATTCAAGAACCAAAGAAATTTTGAAGCAAAATAAAAAAGGGCTTGAAAATATCTCAATTGGTTGTGCAAAATGGAATAAAACAGACTTAAAAGGATTTTATCCAAAGGGAACAAAAGACGAACTGACGTATTACGCCACACAATTTAATTCAATCGAGCTGAATGCAACATTTTATGGAATGCCTACTTCCGAACAGGTTTTAACGTGGAAAGAAAAAACTCCGGCAGATTTTAAGTTTTTCCCAAAAATCACGAATACGGTTTCGCATTTCAGAAGACTTTTGAATATTGATGATGTCGTAACTCAGTTTGCTACCGCAGTTTTAAATTTTGATGAAAAATTAGGTATGGTTTTTCTGCAACTTCACGATAATTTCAAACCGAAAGATTACGAAAGACTTGAGCAATTTGTCAATAAATGGCCCAAAGAAGTTCCTCTCGCAATAGAACTCAGAAATACAGAATGGTTTACTGATGAAGAAATTTTTGATAAAACGTGTCAGCTTTTTGAAGATAATGACATTACAAATATTATTGTAGATACGGCAGGAAGAAGAGATATGCTTCATATGAGGCTGACTACTCCAAATGCTTTCATCAGATACGTCGGAGCCAATGCAGAAAGCGATTATGAAAGATTGGATGATTGGTTGAAACATCTCACAATATGGAAAAAAGAAGGCTTACAAAACTTATATTTTTTCGTACACCAAAATCTTGAAAAAGCCTCACCACTTCTATCTTCTTATTTTATTGAAAACATGAATAAAGAATGGAAAACGGAGATTATTGTTCCAAAAATGGGACAGGAAAAGATGCCGAGTTTGTTTTAA
- a CDS encoding helix-turn-helix transcriptional regulator — protein sequence MKNTIKIERALKGITQEDLAKVINVSRQTINAMEAGKYVPSTVLAVKIARYFGKNVEDIFELEDGE from the coding sequence ATGAAAAATACCATTAAAATTGAAAGAGCTTTGAAAGGCATCACGCAGGAAGATTTAGCAAAAGTAATCAACGTTTCGCGACAGACTATCAATGCTATGGAAGCGGGGAAATATGTTCCTTCAACGGTTTTGGCTGTGAAGATTGCGAGATATTTCGGGAAGAATGTGGAGGACATTTTTGAGTTGGAAGATGGGGAGTAA